In one window of Massilibacterium senegalense DNA:
- a CDS encoding argininosuccinate synthase, with protein sequence MSNKKVVLAYSGGLDTSVAIKWLQDQGHEVIAVCLDVGEGKNLDFIKEKALKVGAVESIVVDAKQEFAEEYALISLQGHTLYEEKYPLVSALSRPLISKKLVEIAEEKGAAAIAHGCTGKGNDQVRFEVSIQALSPGLEVLAPVREWKWSRDEEIEYAKQHNIPIPINLDSPYSIDQNLWGRANECGILENPWATPPEDAYELTQPLEKTPDEPDYVEIEFVEGVPVSLNGEKMDLNAMVLKLNEVAGKHGIGRIDHVENRLVGIKSREVYEAPAAMTLIKAHKELEDLTLTKDVAHFKPIVSQRLSQIIYDGLWFTPLREALVAFIKETQKVVTGTVRIKLFKGHAIVEGRKSPNSLYDEKLATYTTDDEFDHDAAVGFIKIFGLPTKVNSIINKK encoded by the coding sequence ATGTCAAACAAAAAAGTAGTTTTAGCCTATTCCGGTGGTTTAGATACGTCTGTAGCAATTAAATGGTTACAAGACCAAGGGCACGAAGTAATTGCCGTTTGTTTAGATGTTGGGGAAGGAAAAAACCTTGACTTCATTAAAGAGAAAGCATTAAAGGTTGGTGCTGTAGAATCAATCGTAGTAGATGCGAAACAAGAATTTGCAGAAGAATATGCACTAATTTCTTTACAAGGTCACACTCTTTATGAAGAAAAATACCCATTAGTATCTGCTTTATCTCGTCCACTTATTTCTAAAAAATTAGTAGAAATTGCAGAAGAAAAAGGTGCAGCTGCGATTGCACATGGATGTACTGGGAAAGGAAACGACCAAGTTCGTTTTGAAGTTTCAATCCAAGCACTTTCACCAGGTCTTGAAGTATTAGCTCCAGTTCGTGAATGGAAATGGTCTCGTGATGAAGAAATTGAATACGCAAAACAACACAACATCCCAATTCCAATTAATTTAGATAGCCCATATTCCATTGACCAAAACTTATGGGGACGTGCAAACGAATGTGGAATTTTAGAAAACCCTTGGGCTACTCCACCAGAAGATGCGTATGAATTAACACAACCATTAGAAAAAACACCTGATGAGCCAGATTATGTAGAAATTGAATTTGTAGAAGGTGTACCTGTTTCATTAAATGGTGAAAAAATGGACTTAAATGCAATGGTTTTAAAATTAAATGAAGTAGCAGGAAAACATGGTATTGGCCGTATTGACCACGTAGAAAATCGTCTTGTAGGAATTAAATCACGTGAAGTGTACGAAGCTCCTGCTGCAATGACATTAATTAAAGCACATAAAGAATTAGAAGACTTAACATTAACAAAAGACGTGGCTCATTTTAAACCAATTGTATCTCAACGGTTATCTCAAATCATTTATGATGGATTATGGTTTACTCCACTTCGTGAAGCATTAGTAGCATTCATTAAAGAAACGCAAAAAGTAGTAACAGGTACAGTACGGATTAAGTTATTTAAAGGACATGCTATTGTAGAAGGACGTAAATCACCTAACTCACTTTATGATGAAAAATTAGCAACATATACAACAGATGACGAATTTGATCACGATGCAGCTGTTGGTTTCATCAAAATCTTTGGTCTTCCAACAAAAGTGAACAGCATCATAAATAAGAAATAA
- a CDS encoding acetate kinase, with product MSNILAINAGSSSLKFQLLDMPNEVVISKGLVERIGLDDATFSIEASGNKTKEIMHIPDHFTAVTILLERLISSGIIMDLSEIDGIGHRVVHGGERFSDSVLITDEVVEAIQQLSELAPLHNPAHVVGIQAFQDALPDVQQVAVFDTAFHQTMPQESYLYSLPYEYYEKYGIRKYGFHGTSHKFVSQRAAEILGRPIEELRLISCHLGNGSSITAIESGKSIDTSMGFTPLAGVTMGTRSGNIDPALIPYIMDKTGMTVEEVIQMLNKKSGLLGITGFSSDLRDIHSEAENGNERASLALNIFASRIHKYIGLYASEMGGVDAIIFTAGIGENSELIRGLILKGLEFMGVYWDPDLNKIHGQEAYLNYPHSPVKVLVIPTNEEVMIARDTMRLMEEHQKVAI from the coding sequence ATGTCTAATATTTTAGCTATTAACGCTGGAAGTTCGTCATTGAAATTCCAATTATTAGATATGCCAAATGAAGTTGTTATTTCAAAAGGATTAGTTGAACGAATTGGATTAGATGATGCAACATTCAGTATTGAAGCGAGTGGAAACAAGACAAAAGAAATTATGCATATCCCAGATCATTTTACAGCAGTGACCATTTTGTTAGAGCGATTAATTTCTAGCGGGATTATTATGGACTTGAGTGAAATAGATGGAATTGGACATAGGGTAGTTCATGGAGGAGAACGGTTTAGTGATTCTGTTTTGATTACGGATGAAGTAGTAGAAGCGATTCAACAATTATCAGAATTAGCACCGCTCCATAACCCAGCGCATGTAGTAGGTATTCAAGCTTTTCAAGATGCACTTCCAGATGTCCAGCAAGTTGCTGTGTTTGATACGGCTTTTCATCAAACGATGCCTCAAGAATCATATTTATATAGTTTGCCATATGAGTATTATGAAAAGTATGGTATTCGGAAGTACGGTTTCCACGGAACATCTCACAAATTTGTATCCCAACGAGCAGCGGAAATTTTAGGACGTCCAATTGAAGAGTTACGATTAATTTCCTGTCATTTAGGAAACGGTTCTAGTATTACTGCTATTGAAAGTGGAAAATCAATTGATACTTCGATGGGGTTCACCCCACTTGCTGGTGTTACGATGGGAACGCGTTCAGGAAATATCGACCCAGCACTTATTCCGTATATCATGGACAAAACAGGGATGACGGTGGAAGAAGTTATTCAAATGTTAAACAAAAAAAGTGGACTACTAGGAATCACTGGTTTCTCTAGTGATTTACGTGACATTCATTCAGAGGCGGAAAATGGAAATGAAAGAGCTAGTTTAGCATTAAATATTTTTGCTTCCCGTATTCATAAATATATCGGGTTATATGCTTCGGAAATGGGTGGTGTAGATGCGATTATTTTCACTGCAGGTATTGGAGAAAATAGTGAATTAATACGTGGTCTTATTTTAAAAGGATTAGAGTTTATGGGTGTATATTGGGATCCAGATTTAAATAAGATACATGGACAAGAAGCTTATTTAAATTATCCACATTCACCAGTGAAAGTATTAGTGATTCCAACGAATGAAGAAGTAATGATTGCGCGGGATACAATGCGTTTGATGGAGGAGCATCAAAAAGTTGCGATATAA
- a CDS encoding class I SAM-dependent methyltransferase: MDEMQQIEKVFKCLDETTRLISEYQNISYLEALIETTENIYTKEIEEPLDEETEQQLARIYECIHKQKPSKALLQKAFQFAVIKGMNDDPSFNYQPTPDAISLLIAYLIQLVVPKDKLPTILDVAVGTGNLMFHIKKELPQAELIGIDADPLLLRLAYVQANLLEEKLELYHQDSVMPLYLDSVDIICSDLPVGYYPNNDIAKTFQVKEVEDNHTYVHHLLIEQSLRYLKNDGSAFFLIPNDLFVSKQAINLKKMIEKEAIIYGVVQLPISLFKYEHNARSILFLRKKNEQVKKPKQALLASLPTFQHKEELRNVMKEINKWVEDNKDCF, translated from the coding sequence ATGGATGAAATGCAACAAATAGAAAAAGTATTTAAATGTTTAGATGAAACGACACGTTTAATATCAGAATATCAAAATATATCATATTTAGAAGCGCTCATTGAAACAACAGAAAATATTTATACAAAAGAAATAGAAGAACCATTGGATGAGGAAACGGAACAACAATTGGCGCGTATTTATGAATGTATACATAAACAAAAACCGAGTAAAGCATTATTACAAAAAGCATTTCAATTTGCCGTTATAAAAGGGATGAACGATGATCCGTCATTTAATTATCAACCAACCCCAGATGCAATCAGCCTTTTAATAGCTTACTTGATTCAATTAGTTGTACCGAAAGATAAATTACCAACTATTTTAGATGTAGCGGTAGGAACAGGAAATTTAATGTTTCATATAAAAAAGGAACTTCCACAAGCGGAATTAATCGGTATAGATGCAGATCCGTTGTTATTACGATTAGCGTATGTACAAGCAAATCTACTAGAAGAAAAACTAGAACTATATCATCAAGATAGTGTGATGCCACTTTACTTGGACTCAGTAGACATTATTTGTTCAGATTTACCAGTAGGTTATTATCCGAATAATGACATAGCAAAAACATTTCAAGTAAAAGAAGTAGAAGATAATCACACCTATGTTCATCATTTGTTAATCGAACAGTCACTTCGATACTTGAAAAATGATGGATCTGCATTTTTCCTTATTCCGAATGACTTATTTGTAAGTAAACAAGCAATTAATTTAAAGAAAATGATAGAAAAAGAAGCTATTATTTATGGAGTTGTTCAACTACCTATTTCTTTATTTAAATATGAACATAACGCAAGAAGTATTTTATTTTTACGCAAGAAAAATGAACAAGTGAAAAAACCGAAACAAGCACTTTTAGCATCTCTTCCTACATTCCAACATAAAGAAGAGCTTAGAAATGTAATGAAAGAAATCAATAAATGGGTGGAAGATAATAAAGATTGTTTTTAG
- the tpx gene encoding thiol peroxidase — MAKFVFGGKELELQGKEMKVGDQAPDFKVVANDLSEVTLADSKGKVRIISVVPSLDTGVCDKQTRTFNEEAAKLGNVEILTVSVDLPFAQKRWCGAAGIDQVKTVSDHRDLSFGEAYGVVVPGFRLLSRAVFVVDANDKVTYVQYVPAAGEEPNYDAAVEAAKAAL; from the coding sequence ATGGCTAAATTTGTGTTTGGTGGAAAAGAATTAGAACTTCAAGGAAAAGAAATGAAAGTAGGAGATCAAGCTCCTGATTTTAAAGTAGTAGCAAACGACTTAAGTGAAGTAACGCTAGCGGATTCAAAAGGGAAAGTACGTATTATTAGCGTTGTTCCTTCTTTAGATACAGGTGTATGTGATAAACAAACACGTACATTTAACGAAGAAGCAGCAAAACTTGGAAATGTTGAAATTTTAACTGTAAGTGTGGACCTTCCATTTGCACAAAAACGTTGGTGCGGTGCTGCAGGAATTGACCAAGTAAAAACAGTAAGTGACCACCGTGACTTATCATTTGGTGAAGCTTATGGTGTAGTAGTACCAGGTTTCCGTTTACTTTCTCGTGCAGTATTCGTTGTAGATGCAAACGATAAAGTTACATATGTTCAATATGTGCCTGCAGCTGGTGAAGAACCAAATTACGATGCAGCAGTGGAGGCAGCGAAAGCGGCTCTATAA
- the ytfJ gene encoding GerW family sporulation protein, protein MMNHPIEGLMKTAMENLKEMIDVNTIISNPIEAPEGTIIMVVSKVGFGFVAGGSEYYNKELHSEQGLPFAGGSGGGVSITPIGFLVVRPDEIKMIHADENTHLLDRILDYAPQVVENMKELFQKKQREPMNGQQDTI, encoded by the coding sequence ATGATGAATCATCCAATTGAAGGATTAATGAAAACGGCAATGGAAAATTTAAAAGAAATGATTGATGTAAATACGATTATTAGTAATCCAATTGAGGCACCAGAAGGAACTATTATTATGGTTGTTTCCAAAGTTGGATTTGGATTTGTAGCTGGAGGAAGCGAATATTACAATAAAGAACTTCATTCAGAACAAGGACTTCCATTTGCTGGGGGTAGTGGTGGTGGTGTATCTATTACACCGATTGGTTTCTTAGTTGTTCGTCCAGATGAAATTAAAATGATTCATGCGGATGAAAATACCCACTTATTGGACCGTATTTTAGATTATGCCCCACAAGTCGTAGAAAATATGAAAGAGTTATTTCAAAAAAAACAACGAGAACCAATGAATGGACAGCAAGATACAATTTGA
- a CDS encoding DUF2953 domain-containing protein: MWSLLIVVCFILFFILLFCMRITVIFQYQHHEKKDHLMVQIIFLYGLVRLKKELSYVALSNDLKSVKMKTTEGEKKKWTLENTKNSIKNMQKFVHEMEDVYRTMHAFLQSVHVKKLEWATSFGVADAYTTALLSGTLWTIKGTVQALLYQFCHVEKRPVFSVHPHFSTFMFSVMIEGIVSIRFGQAIKVAYRFAKRNVRRNRQHDESSN, translated from the coding sequence ATGTGGAGTTTACTAATCGTTGTTTGTTTCATCTTGTTCTTTATTTTGCTTTTTTGTATGCGCATTACAGTCATCTTTCAATACCAGCATCACGAAAAGAAAGATCACTTAATGGTTCAAATTATTTTCTTATACGGGCTTGTTCGTTTGAAAAAAGAACTATCCTATGTTGCTCTTTCAAATGATTTAAAAAGTGTGAAAATGAAAACAACAGAAGGAGAAAAGAAAAAATGGACGCTAGAGAATACAAAAAATTCGATAAAAAATATGCAAAAGTTCGTACATGAAATGGAAGATGTGTACCGTACTATGCATGCGTTCTTACAATCTGTGCATGTAAAAAAATTAGAATGGGCGACGTCGTTTGGCGTAGCAGATGCTTATACGACCGCTTTATTATCCGGGACATTATGGACAATAAAAGGGACGGTTCAAGCGCTTCTTTATCAATTTTGTCACGTTGAAAAACGACCTGTTTTTTCTGTTCATCCACATTTTTCTACTTTTATGTTTTCCGTCATGATAGAAGGTATAGTTTCCATTCGGTTCGGTCAAGCTATAAAAGTGGCATACCGTTTTGCAAAACGAAATGTAAGGAGGAACCGTCAACATGATGAATCATCCAATTGA
- a CDS encoding RDD family protein, with product MDMTYEEVNQPTLSTNDIVGEEKTFRYAGFWMRFWAFLIDMFVIGALNRIIINPFFSFELIPDPLGTIPTQAILTAIIGYTYFVLMTKFAQQTLGKMVLGLKVINKEGEPLSWTDCIFREVIGKIISKVGFVGYIIAGFTPKKQSLHDLFADTYVIQTKE from the coding sequence ATGGATATGACATATGAAGAAGTCAATCAACCAACGTTGTCGACGAATGATATAGTTGGAGAAGAAAAAACGTTTCGATACGCGGGATTTTGGATGCGTTTTTGGGCCTTTCTTATCGATATGTTCGTAATCGGAGCGTTAAATCGAATTATCATTAATCCGTTTTTTTCCTTTGAATTAATTCCAGATCCTTTAGGAACGATTCCAACGCAAGCTATATTGACAGCTATTATTGGGTATACTTATTTTGTCTTAATGACAAAATTTGCGCAACAAACATTAGGAAAAATGGTTCTCGGTTTAAAAGTGATTAATAAAGAGGGAGAACCCCTTTCGTGGACAGATTGCATTTTCCGTGAAGTAATTGGAAAAATTATTAGTAAAGTAGGATTTGTCGGATACATTATTGCTGGGTTTACACCTAAAAAGCAAAGCCTGCACGATTTGTTTGCAGATACGTATGTGATTCAGACAAAAGAATAA
- the sppA gene encoding signal peptide peptidase SppA encodes MNAKRWIALVIAVVVVFVSWGVSFAMSLFTQNFESVFSNIAEQEYFETVIEEGDSLDKIVVLDVEGVILDSGKATSLLGQESYNHQLFLTMLTDAMQDESVKGVVLSVNSPGGGVMESAEIHHKIVQLKKEYDKPIYVSMGSMAASGGYYISAPADKIFATKETLTGSLGVIMSGYNVAGLQEKLGIKDQTIKSGPHKDIMSSNREMTEEERQIMQSMINNSYDGFVKVISEGRKMSEEQVRQIADGRIYDGIQAKEINLIDDFGYLEDVTAAMKKDVGDESLSVVHYGQTATFSSLFSAKANKLLGKEDDAVTKFLQSVASPSSPRLMYLYTE; translated from the coding sequence ATGAACGCAAAGAGATGGATTGCATTAGTGATTGCAGTTGTAGTTGTCTTTGTTTCATGGGGAGTAAGTTTTGCCATGTCTTTATTTACACAAAATTTTGAGTCCGTATTTTCAAACATTGCAGAACAAGAATACTTTGAAACAGTGATTGAAGAAGGAGATAGCTTAGATAAAATCGTAGTTTTAGATGTTGAAGGTGTTATTTTAGATAGTGGAAAAGCAACTAGTTTACTTGGTCAAGAATCATATAATCATCAGTTGTTTTTAACGATGTTAACGGATGCGATGCAAGATGAATCTGTAAAAGGTGTCGTACTTAGTGTCAATTCTCCGGGCGGTGGAGTGATGGAAAGTGCAGAAATTCATCATAAAATTGTTCAATTGAAAAAAGAATATGATAAACCAATTTATGTATCTATGGGATCGATGGCAGCATCAGGCGGATACTATATTTCTGCTCCTGCTGATAAAATTTTTGCAACAAAAGAAACGTTAACAGGTTCACTAGGTGTTATTATGAGCGGTTATAATGTAGCAGGATTACAAGAGAAATTGGGAATTAAAGATCAAACGATTAAAAGTGGTCCTCATAAAGACATTATGTCTTCTAATCGCGAAATGACAGAGGAAGAAAGACAAATTATGCAGTCCATGATTAACAACTCTTATGATGGATTCGTAAAAGTTATTAGTGAAGGACGTAAGATGTCTGAAGAACAAGTTCGTCAAATTGCAGATGGACGTATTTATGATGGAATTCAAGCAAAAGAAATTAACTTAATTGATGACTTTGGCTATTTAGAAGACGTGACAGCAGCGATGAAAAAAGATGTTGGCGATGAATCATTATCAGTTGTTCATTATGGACAAACGGCTACTTTTTCGTCATTATTTAGTGCAAAAGCAAATAAACTGTTAGGAAAAGAAGATGATGCTGTAACTAAATTTTTACAATCTGTAGCATCCCCATCTTCACCACGATTAATGTATTTATATACTGAATAA
- a CDS encoding NAD kinase, translating to MTDRKNLFFFYKQDPYLMNKIEPLIELAKKYGFTIVNHHKDANIIASFGNDGSFLQSVRKTGFRDDCLYVGIGTKPQNFYCDFHLNDVEGLVEALQTEKVEVRKYRTIETTINNSSSFYSLNETSIRSSIIKTISMDVFIDDLHFETFRGDGLIISTPTGSMAYNKSVFGAVVDPLLPCMQVSELASLNNTKYRTLGSPFILSGERSLTLRIIPDGNNYPVIGFDNEALSFKQIEEINVRLQDRRIKTIKLKDNSFWQKVKRSFLS from the coding sequence ATGACCGATCGTAAAAATCTTTTTTTCTTTTACAAACAAGATCCATATTTGATGAATAAAATTGAACCGCTGATTGAATTAGCAAAAAAATATGGATTTACTATTGTAAATCACCATAAAGATGCGAATATCATCGCCAGTTTCGGAAACGATGGTTCCTTTTTACAATCTGTTCGCAAAACAGGTTTTCGTGATGATTGTCTCTATGTTGGGATTGGTACGAAACCACAAAACTTTTATTGCGATTTTCATTTAAATGATGTAGAAGGATTAGTCGAAGCACTTCAAACAGAAAAAGTGGAAGTTCGAAAATATCGTACCATCGAAACAACCATTAATAATTCTTCCTCTTTTTATTCGTTAAATGAGACATCAATTCGTTCCTCTATTATTAAAACGATTAGTATGGATGTTTTTATTGATGATCTTCATTTTGAAACGTTTCGTGGAGATGGTTTAATTATTTCTACTCCAACAGGTAGTATGGCGTATAACAAATCTGTCTTTGGTGCGGTTGTTGATCCATTGCTACCTTGTATGCAAGTGAGCGAACTTGCTTCTTTAAATAATACAAAATATCGAACACTCGGTTCACCGTTCATACTAAGCGGGGAGCGTTCTTTAACGTTACGCATCATTCCAGATGGAAATAATTATCCTGTTATCGGATTTGATAATGAAGCACTTAGCTTTAAACAAATTGAAGAAATTAACGTTCGCTTACAAGACCGTAGAATTAAAACAATTAAATTAAAAGACAATTCATTTTGGCAGAAAGTAAAACGTAGTTTTTTATCATAA
- the mbcS gene encoding acyl-CoA synthetase MbcS has protein sequence MNREELIASEWYNLTSEFEKYAQDPNKLALIFKDDEGNEEEITYAKLVERTNQIANVLAHSGMKQGEKALIIMPRLIETYAVYMACLKSGIVVIPSSEMLRAKDISYRLHHGEVSAVISYAEYTHEFDEVEDYPASWKHKFIVGGTKGGWKGLSELANDESASFEGAKTHRDDMAFLSYTSGTTGLPKGVVHTHGWGYAHLKTAASNWLAMEQDDVVWATAGPGWQKWIWSPFVSVLGSGATGFIYRGRFEPKKYLELMETYKVNVLCCTPTEYRLMVKVDNLEQYNLSHLRSAVSAGEPLNREVIDTFERVFQVRVRDGYGQTENTLLVGTLLNMDVKPGSMGKPTPGNIVEIIDEDGNPVEVGEVGDISVHKDTPALFKQYYKDPERTMAAYRGDYYVTGDKASKDEDGYFWFEGRGDDIIISSGYTIGPFEVEDALVKHPAVQECAVVASPDEIRGNIVKAFVVLRENFEQSDALTADLQEHVKELTAPYKYPRKIEYVSSLPKTTSGKIRRVELRKRELELK, from the coding sequence ATGAATCGAGAAGAGCTAATTGCAAGTGAGTGGTACAATTTGACAAGTGAGTTTGAAAAGTATGCACAAGATCCGAATAAACTAGCACTCATTTTTAAAGACGATGAGGGAAATGAAGAAGAAATTACGTATGCTAAATTAGTAGAGCGAACAAATCAAATTGCAAATGTTTTAGCGCATTCTGGTATGAAGCAAGGAGAAAAAGCACTGATTATCATGCCACGTCTTATTGAAACTTATGCTGTCTATATGGCTTGCTTAAAGTCTGGTATCGTTGTTATTCCTTCTTCGGAAATGTTACGCGCAAAAGATATTTCATATCGGTTACATCATGGTGAAGTATCAGCTGTTATTAGTTATGCTGAATATACACATGAATTTGATGAAGTAGAAGATTATCCAGCTAGTTGGAAACATAAATTTATTGTTGGTGGCACAAAAGGAGGGTGGAAGGGTTTATCAGAATTAGCAAATGATGAATCTGCATCGTTTGAAGGAGCAAAAACACATCGCGATGACATGGCATTTTTATCATACACATCAGGAACGACAGGTTTACCTAAAGGAGTTGTTCATACGCACGGTTGGGGGTATGCTCATTTAAAAACAGCTGCTTCTAATTGGCTAGCGATGGAACAAGATGATGTCGTTTGGGCAACTGCGGGACCAGGGTGGCAAAAGTGGATATGGAGTCCTTTTGTTTCAGTACTCGGAAGCGGAGCGACAGGTTTTATTTATCGTGGTCGTTTTGAACCTAAAAAATATTTGGAACTAATGGAAACGTATAAAGTAAACGTATTATGTTGTACACCAACGGAATATCGATTAATGGTAAAAGTAGATAATTTAGAACAATATAATTTATCCCACTTAAGAAGTGCGGTGTCTGCTGGAGAACCGTTAAATCGCGAAGTCATCGATACATTTGAACGTGTTTTTCAAGTGAGAGTGCGCGATGGGTATGGACAAACAGAAAATACATTACTGGTCGGAACACTATTAAATATGGACGTAAAACCAGGGTCTATGGGGAAACCGACACCAGGAAATATCGTGGAAATTATCGATGAAGATGGGAATCCTGTTGAAGTTGGAGAAGTTGGGGATATCTCCGTCCATAAAGATACACCAGCGTTATTTAAACAATATTATAAAGATCCAGAACGGACAATGGCAGCTTATCGTGGTGATTATTATGTAACGGGAGATAAAGCTTCTAAAGATGAAGATGGGTATTTTTGGTTTGAAGGTCGTGGAGATGATATTATTATTAGTTCGGGTTATACGATAGGGCCTTTTGAAGTTGAAGATGCGTTAGTAAAACATCCTGCAGTGCAAGAATGTGCAGTAGTTGCCAGCCCGGATGAAATTCGTGGGAATATTGTTAAAGCATTTGTAGTATTACGCGAAAATTTTGAACAAAGTGATGCATTAACAGCAGATCTTCAGGAACACGTCAAAGAGTTAACAGCCCCATATAAATATCCGAGAAAAATTGAATATGTATCGTCGTTACCAAAAACGACATCCGGAAAAATTCGTCGTGTAGAATTAAGAAAACGTGAGTTAGAATTAAAATAA
- the thiI gene encoding tRNA uracil 4-sulfurtransferase ThiI — MKYEQLVVRYGEITLKKRNRNQFIHQLLQNIREALDAYPEVHIQASFDRIFISLNGVDYQPVVKRLQKVFGIYSIEVVVTTELELESIQKGALEAFQAIEQPIQTFKVAARRSNKTFPILSNQLNYEIGSFILRYTENITVDVHHPDVTVKVEIRGKEAFITCLHYEGLGGLPVGSSGKILLLLSGGIDSPVAGFLTMRRGVRLEVIHFYSPPYTNERAKQKVEDLAKVLATYNGKIKLHLVPFTKVQETIHQEMPSNYTMTIMRRMMFRIAEEIAKKNNILALATGESLGQVASQTLYSMNTINEVTTLPIIRPLVSMDKVDIIKWARKIETYDISVLPYEDCCTIFLPPSPKTKPKRQDANKFEQYLPVEELVKEAVNQTKVIEINEMGVLEEKFKHLF; from the coding sequence ATGAAGTATGAGCAACTAGTCGTACGCTATGGTGAAATAACATTAAAGAAGCGAAATCGAAATCAATTTATTCATCAACTACTTCAAAATATAAGAGAAGCGCTAGATGCTTATCCAGAGGTACACATCCAGGCATCGTTTGACCGAATTTTTATTTCATTAAACGGAGTAGACTATCAGCCAGTTGTGAAACGATTACAAAAAGTATTTGGTATTTATTCTATTGAAGTAGTCGTTACAACAGAGTTAGAACTTGAAAGTATTCAAAAAGGAGCACTCGAGGCGTTTCAAGCGATTGAGCAACCAATTCAAACGTTTAAAGTTGCAGCGAGGCGTTCTAATAAAACGTTTCCTATTCTAAGTAATCAATTGAATTATGAGATTGGTAGCTTTATTTTGCGTTATACAGAAAACATTACCGTAGATGTGCATCATCCTGATGTGACAGTAAAAGTAGAAATACGTGGCAAAGAAGCTTTTATCACTTGCCTCCATTATGAAGGGCTCGGAGGCCTTCCGGTAGGAAGTAGTGGGAAAATCTTATTGCTTCTTTCAGGTGGAATTGATAGCCCGGTAGCAGGGTTTTTAACGATGCGTCGCGGTGTTCGCTTAGAAGTAATTCATTTTTATAGTCCCCCATATACGAACGAGCGAGCGAAGCAAAAAGTAGAAGATTTAGCAAAAGTATTAGCAACTTACAATGGGAAAATAAAACTACATCTCGTACCGTTTACAAAAGTACAAGAAACGATTCATCAAGAAATGCCGTCTAACTATACGATGACAATTATGCGTCGTATGATGTTTCGGATTGCAGAAGAAATTGCGAAAAAAAATAATATTTTGGCATTAGCAACGGGAGAAAGCTTAGGTCAGGTAGCTTCTCAAACGCTTTATAGTATGAATACGATTAATGAAGTGACAACTTTACCTATCATTCGACCTCTAGTATCCATGGATAAAGTAGATATTATAAAATGGGCCCGAAAAATTGAAACATACGATATTTCGGTCTTACCATACGAAGATTGTTGTACGATATTTTTACCACCTTCTCCAAAAACAAAACCAAAACGACAAGATGCAAATAAATTTGAGCAATATTTACCGGTAGAAGAACTAGTAAAAGAAGCGGTAAATCAAACAAAAGTGATAGAGATAAATGAGATGGGTGTTTTAGAAGAAAAATTTAAACATTTATTTTAG